The following coding sequences are from one Oligoflexus sp. window:
- a CDS encoding DUF2288 family protein: MVSMSEQELRQKLRAEVDQVPWSALVRHFAFGRVYIVRSPWNLIDAAWALHKDARSEVQAALGQKLLEQPTDAEAQAWMNSSASFDVLVISPFVLIQASAGDS; the protein is encoded by the coding sequence ATGGTCTCGATGTCTGAACAGGAACTCCGCCAGAAGCTAAGAGCCGAGGTTGATCAGGTGCCCTGGTCCGCCCTTGTACGCCATTTTGCTTTTGGTCGTGTGTATATCGTACGCTCACCCTGGAATTTAATCGACGCAGCATGGGCCCTGCATAAGGATGCGAGAAGCGAAGTCCAGGCAGCCCTTGGTCAAAAGCTCCTGGAGCAGCCGACCGATGCCGAAGCTCAGGCCTGGATGAACAGTTCTGCCAGCTTCGACGTGCTCGTGATCAGTCCCTTCGTTCTGATCCAGGCCTCGGCAGGAGACAGCTGA